The Thamnophis elegans isolate rThaEle1 chromosome Z, rThaEle1.pri, whole genome shotgun sequence genome contains a region encoding:
- the LOC116521676 gene encoding ceramide-1-phosphate transfer protein-like isoform X2 translates to MGAPLRPCQLLLLLGLFLLLLFLSIRHLPKLSLAACARGGHRCPWPGKTLPKEEEPLLLFLQPPPASGPAGTPTPPVPLWREEEFDIRQLQRAFSASLSPRGEILLREYLQGWRQLLKFLEALGTAFGLISRETESKIGILQRHQEGPHGLHYRTVQSMVAFELASGLVGFQSLPAHQPPSGCRTLLRLHRALKWLELFLHKLGTSPKDGKPSRMCAEAYRVALAPYHSWWVQQAVALAFLAMPSRQELYHIIVRGEKPAAVLATVESLGRVYNATQEVYSAHGMLELP, encoded by the exons ATGGGGGCTCCCCTGCGCCCCTGCCAGCTGCTGCTCCTCCTggggctcttcctcctcctcctcttcctctccatccGGCACCTCC CTAAGCTCTCCCTGGCTGCCTGTGCCCGGGGTGGGCATCGGTGCCCATGGCCTGGGAAGACGCTGCCCAAGGAGGAAGAG cccctccttctctttctgcagCCCCCCCCTGCCTCTGGCCCTGCCGGGACCCCGACACCCCCCGTCCCTCTCTGGCGGGAAGAAGAGTTTGACATCCGGCAGCTGCAAAGGGCTTTCTCGGCCAGCCTCTCCCCCCGGGGGGAGATCCTCCTCCGAGAATACCTCCAGGGCTGGAGGCAACTGCTCAA GTTCCTGGAGGCGCTGGGCACGGCCTTCGGGCTGATCTCCCGGGAGACGGAGTCCAAGATCGGCATCCTGCAGCGGCACCAGGAGGGGCCGCACGGCCTCCACTACCGCACGGTGCAATCCATGGTGGCCTTTGAGCTGGCCTCGGGCCTGGTGGGCTTCCAGTCCCTGCCGGCCCACCAGCCTCCCTCGGGCTGCCGGACGCTGCTGCGCCTCCATCGCGCCCTGAAGTGGCTGGAGCTCTTCCTGCACAAGCTGGGCACCAGCCCGAAGGACGGGAAGCCCTCCCGGATGTGCGCGGAGGCCTACCGGGTGGCCCTGGCCCCCTACCACAGCTGGTGGGTGCAGCAGGCCGTTGCCCTGGCCTTCCTGGCCATGCCCTCCCGCCAGGAGCTCTACCACATCATCGTGCGGGGGGAGAAGCCGGCGGCCGTCCTGGCCACGGTGGAGAGCCTGGGCCGGGTGTACAACGCCACCCAGGAGGTCTACTCTGCCCACGGGATGCTGGAGCTGCCCTAA
- the TM4SF5 gene encoding transmembrane 4 L6 family member 5, whose protein sequence is MCTGKCSRLVGLTLVVAALACMAANILLLFPNAENQWTPDNITKQAWLMGGVIGGGLMVLCTGCSSVRAGGKGCCGYGCCGNRCRMLRSVFCSIFGGLGAFYCLVVSCTALADGPWCETEGQKWASPFKDLSESYLRNQTVWEVCVNPPSIVLWHVVLFSILLGLSLLELVLCGIQVVNGLLGTVCGDCRKDNDRAGEGL, encoded by the exons ATGTGCACCGGGAAGTGCTCCCGCCTGGTGGGCCTCACCCTGGTGGTCGCGGCCCTGGCCTGCATGGCAGCCAACATCCTGCTGCTCTTCCCCAACGCCGAGAACCAATGGACGCCGGATAACATCACCAAGCAGGCCTGGCTCATGGGGGGCGTCATCGGCGGGGGGCTGATG GTCCTCTGCACCGGCTGCTCCTCCGTGCGGGCCGGCGGGAAAGGATGCTGCGGCTACGGATGCTGCGGGAACCGCTGCCGG ATGCTGCGCTCCGTcttctgctccatcttcgggggCCTGGGGGCCTTCTACTGCCTGGTGGTCTCCTGCACAGCCCTGGCCGACGGGCCCTGGTGTGAAACGGAGGGTCAGAAGTGGGCCTCCCCCTTCAAGGACCTCAG TGAGAGCTATCTTCGGAACCAGACCGTGTGGGAGGTGTGCGTGAACCCCCCCTCCATCGTCCTCTGGCACGTCGTGCTCTTCTCCATCCTGCTGGGGCTCAGCCTGCTGGAGCTGGTGCTGTGCGGCATCCAGGTGGTCAACGGCCTCCTGGGCACCGTCTGTGGCGACTGCCGCAAGGACAACGACCGAGCT GGGGAAGGCCTGTga
- the LOC116522207 gene encoding phospholipase D2-like — MQPGEPEEADALQPPVAAGQPCSFLMAVYEPRPLHSQTPLFLQEVPIVARVESTERYTCGSKVRPSTVYALQLSHGRFTWSMKKLFRHFQELHRDLMKHRLLLSLLPLPRFVLQGSWPVTSSLELPPLPHGGSEVSRRPSSKQKQLESYLNTLLEMSTYRDYHAMAEFLDVSRLSFLPELGPKGLEGMILKRSGGHRIQGLNCTGHHQVCYRWSKRWLVVKDAFLLYLKPESGVISCVLLFDPAFRVQVGKKPTETKYGVRVDNSCRSLVLKCSSYRQACWWGQQITELAAGKGQQHLQRHRHEGFAPVREETPARWFLNGAGYFAAVADALVAAREEIFITDWWLSPEVYMKRPAQSDEWRLDLILKHKAEQGVRVCVLLFKEVELALGLNSGYSKRALMLLHPNIKVMRHPDHVSSIVFLWAHHEKLVVVDQAVAFLGGLDLAYGRWDTPEYRLTDLEGGNGRGAKGGTAPAGQEAPVDLATNQLLWLGKDYGNLIAKDWVQLDKPFEDLIDRFQTPRMPWRDVGVAVHGVAARDVARHFIQRWNYTKTIKAKYKGSGYPYLLPKSPHVPPELPFLVPGAQAADVQVLRSVDRWSAGLHECSIYKAYLEVIRSSRHYLYIENQFFISCADGRSVLNTVGDAVVQRILLAHSEKKPFRVYVLLPLLPGFEGDIAQGGSNSIQAILHFTYRTLCRGESSIVSRLQAVMGDGWRDYITFCGLRTHGELQGALLTELVYVHSKMLIADDQRVIIGSANINDRSLLGKRDSELAVLVEDRELVPSVMGGQEYAAGKFALSLRLECFRRLLGVVPEDDGCIRDPISDRFFRDVWSARASANTSIYEEVFRCLPSDAVRSLRALREHVAVGSLASLSPGRARERLGAVRGLLVGFPLEFLAEENLLPPLNCKEGMVPVEVWT; from the exons ATGCAGCCGGGAGAACCTGAGGAGGCCGACGCCCTCCAACCCCCAGTGGCGGCAG GCCAGCCATGCTCTTTCCTCATGGCGGTCTACGAGCCCAGGCCCCTGCACTCCCAGACCCCGCTTTTCCTGCAGGAGGTGCCCATCGTGGCACGGGTGGAAAGCACGGAGAGATACACTTGCGGCTCCAAG GTGCGGCCCAGCACGGTCTACGCCCTGCAGCTCAGCCACGGACGCTTCACCTGGAGCATGAAGAAACTCTTCCGCCACTTCCAGGAGCTCCACAGGGACCTGATGAAGCACCGTCTCCTCCTCAGCCTCCTTCCGCTGCCCCG ATTCGTCCTGCAGGGCTCCTGGCCGGTCACAAGCTCCCTGGAGTTGCCCCCCTTGCCACACGGGGGCAGCGAGGTCTCTCGGCGCCCGTCCAGCAAGCAG AAACAGCTGGAGAGCTACCTGAATACCTTGCTGGAGATGAGCACTTACCGGGACTACCACGCAATG GCGGAGTTCCTGGACGTCAGCCGGCTTTCCTTCCTCCCGGAACTCGGCCCCAAAGGCTT AGAAGGCATGATCCTGAAGCGGTCCGGGGGCCACCGCATCCAGGGCCTGAACTGCACCGGTCATCACCAGGTCTGCTACCGCTGGTCCAAGAG gTGGCTGGTGGTGAAGGACGCCTTCCTGCTCTACCTGAAGCCGGAGTCGGGCGTCATCTCCTGCGTGCTGCTCTTTGACCCGGCCTTTAGGGTCCAAGTGGGCAAGAAACCCACCGAGACCAAGTACGGGGTCCGGGTGGACAACAGCTGCAG GTCCCTGGTCTTGAAGTGCAGCAGCTACCGCCAGGCCTGCTGGTGGGGCCAGCAGATCACGGAACTGGCAGCCGGCAAAGGCCAGCAGCACCTGCAGCGCCACCGCCACGAGGGGTTTGCGCCTGTCCGCGAGGAGACCCCCGCCCGCTG GTTCCTCAACGGAGCCGGGTACTTTGCGGCTGTGGCAGACGCCCTGGTTGCGGCCAGGGAGGAGATCTTCATCACGGATTGGTG GCTCAGCCCCGAAGTCTACATGAAGCGCCCGGCTCAGTCGGACGAGTGGAGGCTGGACCTCATCCTGAAGCACAAAGCG GAGCAGGGGGTCCGTGTGTGCGTGCTGCTCTTCAAGGAGGTGGAGCTGGCCCTCGGCCTCAACAGCGGATACAGCAAAAGGGCTTTGATGCTGCTGCACCCCAACATCAAG GTGATGCGCCATCCGGACCACGTCTCCTCCATCGTCTTCCTCTGGGCTCACCACGAGAAGTTGGTGGTGGTGGACCAGGCTGTGGCTTTCCTGggagggctggatctggcctacgGGCGCTGGGACACCCCGGAGTACCGCCTGACGGACCTGGAGGGTGGGAACGGCCGCGGTGCCAAG GGTGGGACCGCCCCTGCAGGCCAGGAGGCCCCCGTGGACCTGGCCACAAACCAGCTGCTCTGGCTGGGCAAGGACTACGGCAACCTCATTGCCAAGGACTGGGTGCAACTGGACAAGCCGTTTGAAG ATTTGATCGACAGGTTCCAGACGCCCCGGATGCCGTGGCGGGACGTGGGGGTGGCCGTTCACGGGGTGGCTGCGCGGGACGTGGCCAGGCACTTTATCCAGCGCTGGAACTACaccaag ACAATCAAGGCCAAGTACAAAGGCTCCGGGTACCCCTACCTGCTGCCCAAGTCCCCCCACGTCCCCCCGGAGCTCCCCTTCCTCGTGCCCGGTGCCCAGGCGGCAGACGTCCAG GTGCTGCGCTCCGTGGACCGCTGGTCGGCCGGCCTCCACGAATGCTCCATCTACAAGGCCTACCTGGAGGTCATCAGGAGCAGCCGGCATTACCTGTACATCGAG AATCAGTTCTTCATCAGCTGCGCAGATGGGCGCTCAGTGCTCAACACCGTCGGAGATGCGGTTGTGCAGCGGATCCTGCTTGCCCACAG TGAGAAGAAGCCGTTCAGGGTGTACGTGCTGCTCCCCCTCCTGCCCGGATTCGAGGGGGACATTGCCCAGGGGGGCAGCAACTCCATCCAGGCCATTCTCCACTTCACCTACCG GACCCTCTGCCGAGGGGAGTCGTCCATCGTTTCCCGCCTCCAGGCAGTCA TGGGGGATGGCTGGAGGGACTACATAACCTTCTGCGGCCTTCGGACCCACGGGGAGCTGCAGGGCGCCCTCCTGACGGAGCTGGTCTACGTCCATAGCAAGATGCTCATTGCGGATGACCAGCGCGTCATCATTG GCTCTGCCAACATCAATGACCGGAGCCTGCTGGGGAAGCGCGACAGCGAGCTGGCCGTGCTGGTGGAAGACCGGGAGCTGGTGCCGTCCGTTATGGGAGGGCAGGAGTACGCGGCAGGGAAGTTCGCGCTCAGCCTGCGCCTGGAGTGCTTCAG GCGCCTCCTGGGGGTCGTCCCAGAGGACGACGGCTGCATTCGAGACCCCATCAGCGACCGCTTCTTCCGCGACGTCTGGAGCGCCAGAGCTTCGGCCAACACCAGCATTTACGAGGAG GTCTTCCGCTGCCTCCCCTCCGACGCCGTCCGGTCTCTCCGGGCCCTGCGCGAGCACGTGGCGGTGGGCAGCCTGGCCTCGCTCAGCCCCGGGCGGGCGCGGGAGCGGCTGGGGGCGGTGCGGGGTCTGCTGGTGGGCTTCCCGCTGGAGTTCCTGGCCGAGGAGAACCTCCTGCCGCCGCTCAACTGCAAGGAGGGGATGGTCCCCGTCGAGGTCTGGACCTGA
- the VMO1 gene encoding vitelline membrane outer layer protein 1 homolog isoform X1, whose amino-acid sequence MAALRLWLLVAALAGTGVAVESWPAIGVSNGGPWGPWAWQEMCPRGTYATGFSLKVEPYQGQAKDDTALNGLRLHCTRGSHGGRAKATTVESQSNVWGHWTDPLWCSPGSYLTGFSLRVERVRRGITDYMGATNIRFACSDKKVLEGPGLPWGEYGAWSPSCLKGLCGIQTKQEAIRGVLVDDSALNDLRFLCCTQ is encoded by the exons ATGGCAGCTCTCAGGTTGTGGCTTTTGGTGGCAGCCCTGGCAGGAACCGGCGTTGCTGTGGAAAGCTGGCCGGCCATTGGGGTGTCCAACGGGGGTCCCTGGGGTCCCTGGGCCTGGCAGGAGATGTGCCCGCGAGGGACCTATGCCACAGGATTCAGCCTCAAG GTGGAGCCTTATCAGGGGCAGGCGAAAGACGACACGGCCCTGAACGGCCTCCGGCTGCATTGCACGCGTGGCAGCCACGGTGGGAGGGCCAAGGCCACAACGGTGGAGTCCCAGAGCAACGT GTGGGGCCACTGGACTGACCCCCTCTGGTGCTCCCCGGGCAGCTACCTGACGGGCTTCTCTCTGCGGGTGGAGCGTGTCCGGCGTGGCATCACCGACTACATGGGTGCCACCAATATCCGCTTCGCCTGCTCAgacaagaaggtcctggaggggCCAGGGCTGCCCTGGGGGGAGTACGGAGCCTGGAGCCCCTCCTGCCTGAAGGGCCTGTGCGGGATCCAGACCAAGCAGGAGGCCATCCGGGGTGTCCTGGTGGATGACTCCGCCCTCAACGACCTCCGCTTCCTCTGCTGCACCCAGTGA
- the LOC116521676 gene encoding ceramide-1-phosphate transfer protein-like isoform X1 has product MEFVTGYRAEILDFAELLFGWYQRFLLDAVCRRGSERRKRQESSIRRLPPDPALWILHLLPNRSLAFTVADPGQQLGGRFYSEEALALQDLERFITFVGAGGEEEEEEEEEEEEEDAPPPASGPAGTPTPPVPLWREEEFDIRQLQRAFSASLSPRGEILLREYLQGWRQLLKFLEALGTAFGLISRETESKIGILQRHQEGPHGLHYRTVQSMVAFELASGLVGFQSLPAHQPPSGCRTLLRLHRALKWLELFLHKLGTSPKDGKPSRMCAEAYRVALAPYHSWWVQQAVALAFLAMPSRQELYHIIVRGEKPAAVLATVESLGRVYNATQEVYSAHGMLELP; this is encoded by the exons ATGGAGTTTGTGACCGGCTACCGGGCAGAGATCCTGGACTTTGCCGAGCTTCTCTTCGGCTGGTACCAGCGCTTCCTCCTGGACGCCGTCTGCCGGCGGGGCAGCGAGCGGCGCAAGAGGCAGGAGAGCTCCATCCGCCGCCTGCCGCCCGACCCGGCCCTCTGGATCCTCCACCTGCTGCCCAACCGCAGCCTGGCCTTCACGGTGGCCGACCCTGGGCAGCAGCTGGGCGGCCGCTTCTACAGCGAGGAGGCCCTGGCTCTGCAGGACCTGGAGCGCTTCATCACCTTCGTGGGGgccgggggggaggaggaggaggaggaggaggaggaggaagaggaggaggacgcc CCCCCCCCTGCCTCTGGCCCTGCCGGGACCCCGACACCCCCCGTCCCTCTCTGGCGGGAAGAAGAGTTTGACATCCGGCAGCTGCAAAGGGCTTTCTCGGCCAGCCTCTCCCCCCGGGGGGAGATCCTCCTCCGAGAATACCTCCAGGGCTGGAGGCAACTGCTCAA GTTCCTGGAGGCGCTGGGCACGGCCTTCGGGCTGATCTCCCGGGAGACGGAGTCCAAGATCGGCATCCTGCAGCGGCACCAGGAGGGGCCGCACGGCCTCCACTACCGCACGGTGCAATCCATGGTGGCCTTTGAGCTGGCCTCGGGCCTGGTGGGCTTCCAGTCCCTGCCGGCCCACCAGCCTCCCTCGGGCTGCCGGACGCTGCTGCGCCTCCATCGCGCCCTGAAGTGGCTGGAGCTCTTCCTGCACAAGCTGGGCACCAGCCCGAAGGACGGGAAGCCCTCCCGGATGTGCGCGGAGGCCTACCGGGTGGCCCTGGCCCCCTACCACAGCTGGTGGGTGCAGCAGGCCGTTGCCCTGGCCTTCCTGGCCATGCCCTCCCGCCAGGAGCTCTACCACATCATCGTGCGGGGGGAGAAGCCGGCGGCCGTCCTGGCCACGGTGGAGAGCCTGGGCCGGGTGTACAACGCCACCCAGGAGGTCTACTCTGCCCACGGGATGCTGGAGCTGCCCTAA
- the LOC116521676 gene encoding ceramide-1-phosphate transfer protein-like isoform X3 yields MGAPLRPCQLLLLLGLFLLLLFLSIRHLPKLSLAACARGGHRCPWPGKTLPKEEEPPPASGPAGTPTPPVPLWREEEFDIRQLQRAFSASLSPRGEILLREYLQGWRQLLKFLEALGTAFGLISRETESKIGILQRHQEGPHGLHYRTVQSMVAFELASGLVGFQSLPAHQPPSGCRTLLRLHRALKWLELFLHKLGTSPKDGKPSRMCAEAYRVALAPYHSWWVQQAVALAFLAMPSRQELYHIIVRGEKPAAVLATVESLGRVYNATQEVYSAHGMLELP; encoded by the exons ATGGGGGCTCCCCTGCGCCCCTGCCAGCTGCTGCTCCTCCTggggctcttcctcctcctcctcttcctctccatccGGCACCTCC CTAAGCTCTCCCTGGCTGCCTGTGCCCGGGGTGGGCATCGGTGCCCATGGCCTGGGAAGACGCTGCCCAAGGAGGAAGAG CCCCCCCCTGCCTCTGGCCCTGCCGGGACCCCGACACCCCCCGTCCCTCTCTGGCGGGAAGAAGAGTTTGACATCCGGCAGCTGCAAAGGGCTTTCTCGGCCAGCCTCTCCCCCCGGGGGGAGATCCTCCTCCGAGAATACCTCCAGGGCTGGAGGCAACTGCTCAA GTTCCTGGAGGCGCTGGGCACGGCCTTCGGGCTGATCTCCCGGGAGACGGAGTCCAAGATCGGCATCCTGCAGCGGCACCAGGAGGGGCCGCACGGCCTCCACTACCGCACGGTGCAATCCATGGTGGCCTTTGAGCTGGCCTCGGGCCTGGTGGGCTTCCAGTCCCTGCCGGCCCACCAGCCTCCCTCGGGCTGCCGGACGCTGCTGCGCCTCCATCGCGCCCTGAAGTGGCTGGAGCTCTTCCTGCACAAGCTGGGCACCAGCCCGAAGGACGGGAAGCCCTCCCGGATGTGCGCGGAGGCCTACCGGGTGGCCCTGGCCCCCTACCACAGCTGGTGGGTGCAGCAGGCCGTTGCCCTGGCCTTCCTGGCCATGCCCTCCCGCCAGGAGCTCTACCACATCATCGTGCGGGGGGAGAAGCCGGCGGCCGTCCTGGCCACGGTGGAGAGCCTGGGCCGGGTGTACAACGCCACCCAGGAGGTCTACTCTGCCCACGGGATGCTGGAGCTGCCCTAA
- the VMO1 gene encoding vitelline membrane outer layer protein 1 homolog isoform X2 has product MGGFPPCLLPPVPGASEVEAVCAFLKVEPYQGQAKDDTALNGLRLHCTRGSHGGRAKATTVESQSNVWGHWTDPLWCSPGSYLTGFSLRVERVRRGITDYMGATNIRFACSDKKVLEGPGLPWGEYGAWSPSCLKGLCGIQTKQEAIRGVLVDDSALNDLRFLCCTQ; this is encoded by the exons ATGGGCGGCTTCCCTCCCTGCTTGCTCCCTCCAGTCCCAGGTGCCTCCGAGGTGGAGGCTGTGTGTGCTTTTCTTAAG GTGGAGCCTTATCAGGGGCAGGCGAAAGACGACACGGCCCTGAACGGCCTCCGGCTGCATTGCACGCGTGGCAGCCACGGTGGGAGGGCCAAGGCCACAACGGTGGAGTCCCAGAGCAACGT GTGGGGCCACTGGACTGACCCCCTCTGGTGCTCCCCGGGCAGCTACCTGACGGGCTTCTCTCTGCGGGTGGAGCGTGTCCGGCGTGGCATCACCGACTACATGGGTGCCACCAATATCCGCTTCGCCTGCTCAgacaagaaggtcctggaggggCCAGGGCTGCCCTGGGGGGAGTACGGAGCCTGGAGCCCCTCCTGCCTGAAGGGCCTGTGCGGGATCCAGACCAAGCAGGAGGCCATCCGGGGTGTCCTGGTGGATGACTCCGCCCTCAACGACCTCCGCTTCCTCTGCTGCACCCAGTGA
- the PSMB6 gene encoding proteasome subunit beta type-6, whose amino-acid sequence MAAAAMAMTGPAAGPSLGLAAGCPDWTHQAESTGTTIMAVEFEGGVVIGADSRTTTGSYIANRVTDKLTQIHDRIFCCRSGSAADTQAIADAVAYQLGFHSIELDQQPLVHTAASLFKEMCYRYREDLTAGILVAGWDRLKGGQVYSVPMGGMMVRQPFSIGGSGSSYIYGFVDVSYKPGMSKEECLTFTANALALAMDRDGSSGGVIRLAAITKDGVERKVILGNELPRFSSI is encoded by the exons ATGGCGGCGGCGGCGATGGCAATGACTGGGCCGGCGGCGGGTCCGAGCCTCGGGCTGGCGGCCGGTTGCCCGGACTGGACCCACCAGGCGGAGAGCACCGGG ACCACCATCATGGCCGTGGAGTTCGAGGGCGGCGTGGTCATCGGGGCAGACTCCCGCACCACCACAGG GTCCTACATCGCCAACCGAGTCACGGACAAGCTGACCCAGATCCACGACCGCATCTTCTGCTGCCGCTCCGGCTCCGCCGCCGACACCCAGGCCATCGCTGACGCTGTCGCCTACCAGCTCGGCTTCCACAg CATCGAGCTGGACCAGCAGCCCCTGGTGCACACGGCAGCCAGCCTGTTCAAGGAGATGTGTTACCGTTACCGGGAGGACCTGACGGCTGGGATCCTGGTGGCCGGCTGGGACAGGCTCAAGGGGGGGCAG GTGTATTCGGTCCCCATGGGGGGCATGATGGTCCGCCAGCCCTTCTCCATTGGGGGCTCCGGCAGCTCCTACATCTACGGCTTCGTGGACGTTTCTTACAAGCCCGGGATGAGTAAGGAGGAGTGCCTGACTTTCACAGCCAATG CCCTCGCCCTGGCCATGGATCGCGACGGCTCGAGTGGGGGCGTCATCCGCCTGGCTGCCATCACCAAGGACGGTGTGGAGCGCAAGGTCATTCTCGGCAACGAACTGCCCCGGTTTTCCTCCAtctga